Proteins encoded by one window of Passer domesticus isolate bPasDom1 chromosome 10, bPasDom1.hap1, whole genome shotgun sequence:
- the LOC135309385 gene encoding maestro heat-like repeat-containing protein family member 6, whose amino-acid sequence MGAGLRAHLEVLKYETSAALLDLLVENGASKPEQVPAMVRYIHQWLLANDSAEHRLDKTLVNLTKAHPDDAVMTLLRVAPSCDRAAWTMWKTIMGSSRTAELAQLVLLDVLGNWPEHSTCTSDGDKTGVFALAATVVMWKILQVRCVPRIMKVYFPRLFVQLLFQVFFSTLDMPEEVDTFWKGCQEEHGLATSPNRFAVRTLKSLLCQRQYKDVVVAMERRGVWNTLLCDDTRHYAVGLLAREMRHARLELCSSIALHLLQLLSREEPRWDLPALAFIVEVLECLDYSECADSVVEVSSRYLQSECRERRRLALRALLELIHNPSMADKMWRLTESLMDLLWDNDAEIAGMTLVALSFIFWRKYSLMSSPIVLQLAEALLPLFDHDNSQVQLLSIKLFRDMMEVLEEREKPLERLVHQSLLPLFFHCHDESQHVAEASRETLLCAARFLKRRDIKKLVKEEKLWKFSKCLVCRAGSNLQVPEAAKSAAQDVEGSAASVASPQAELLELCGDVIPYVLLVGATGLIRNFVFFQECSTFSFLLLC is encoded by the exons ATGGGcgctgggctcagggcacacTTAGAGGTCCTCAAATATGAGACCAGTGCCGCCCTGCTAGATTTGCTTGTGGAGAACGGTGCTTCCAAGCCAGAGCAA gtgcccgccatggtgaggtacatccaccagtggctcctggccaatgaTTCCGCCGAGCACAGGCTGGACAAGACCCTGGTGAATCTCACCAAAGCACACCCGGATGATGCAGTAatgacgctcctgcgtgtggccccgTCCTGTGACAG agctgcttggaccatgtggaaaaccatcatgggctcaagcaggactgcggagctggcacagctggtactcctggatgtgctggggaactggcctgagcacagcacgtgcacctccgatggggacaaaacgggtgtctttgccctggct gcaactgtggtgatgtggaagatccTCCAGGTGCGCTGTGTCCCCCGTATAATGAAGGTGTATTTCCCACGCCTATTTGTGCAgctgctcttccaagtgttcttcagcactctggatatgccagaggaggtggataccttctggaagggatgccaggaagaacacggccttgccaccagccccaacag gtttgcagtgcggaccctgaagtccctgctctgccaaaGGCAGTAcaaggatgtggtggtggcaatggaacgcaGGGGTGTCTGGAACACACTGCTGTGTGATGATACCCgccactatgccgtgggtctgctggccag GGAGATGCGCCATGCTCGTCTTGAGTTGTGTTCCAGTATTGCACTccacctcctccagctgctcagcagggaggagccacgcTGGGATCTGCCCGCCCTGGCGTtcattgtggag gtcctcgagtgcctggattACAGTGAATGTGCTGACAGTGTTGTGGAGGTCTCGTCAAGGTACCTGCAgagcgagtgcagggagaggcgtcgcctggcaCTCAGGGCCCTTCTCGAGCTCATTCACAATCCctcgatg gctgaCAAAATGTGGAGGCTGACTGAAAGCCTCATGGATCTACTATGGGACAATGATGCAGAGATAGCTGGGATGACACTTGTCGCACTCAGCTTTATATTCTGGCGCAAATACAGTCTGATGTCAAGCCCTAttgtcctgcagctggctgaggcactcctgccactctttgaccat gaTAATAGCCAGGTACAGCTGCTCTCCATAAAACTTTTCCGAGACATGATGGAGGTTttggaagagagagaaaaacctTTGGAAAGGCTTGTGCATCAGAGTCTGCTgccactcttcttccactgccatgatgagagtCAGCATGTGGCAGAG gcttctcgggaaacgctgctttgtgcggccaggttcctgaagaggagaGATATcaaaaagctggtgaaggaggagaaactgtggaagttcagcaagtgTTTG GTCTGCAGAGCGGGCTCCAATCTCcaggttccagaggctgcaaaatCAGCTGCGCAGGATGTGGAAGGCTCGGCCGCGTCTGTCGCATCTccacaggctgagctgctggagctctgtggagaTGTGATTCCATATGTTCTTTTAGTTGGGGCCACCGGACTAATtaggaattttgttttttttcaagaatgttctacttttagttttcttttactGTGTTAA